Proteins encoded in a region of the Planococcus citri chromosome 1, ihPlaCitr1.1, whole genome shotgun sequence genome:
- the LOC135832132 gene encoding uncharacterized protein LOC135832132, with product MENSCHHRDESSSEEEDDRLKEALDPSMFTEKPAIKQNTNKPQSFTSYKDNILDVTPEFQSYIGKNLANMLDKNLKECEGKSFEMSTSRSGGIKLFDVSSIILTDDNFCVYSDVKVDPITRKKARFAVKRDNYNETTEKERISAAAVSPEWILEKHCVKGWSKPKGKEIILKKNIDGVLEVVAPSFVSK from the exons ATGGAGAATTCCTGTCACCATCGAGACGAATCATCTTCTGAAGAAGAAGACGATCGGCTGAAAGAAGCTTTGGATCCGAGTATGTTCACTGAAAAACCCGCGATAAAGCAGA ATACAAATAAACCGCAAAGTTTCACCAGCTATAAAGATAATATACTCGATGTCACGCCGGAATTTCAATCGTATATTGGAAAAAACCTCGCAAATATGTTAGATAA GAATTTGAAAGAATGTGAAggaaaatcatttgaaatgaGTACATCTCGATCCGGTGGTATTAAACTGTTTGATGTGTCTTCAATAATTCTAACGGACGATAATTTTTGCGTATATTCCGACGTCAAAGTTGATCCAATTACCAGGAAAAAAGCTAGATTTGCTGTAAAACGAGATAATTATAATGAAACgacagagaaagagagaatCAGTGCAGCTGCCGTATCACCGGAATGGATTTTAGAAAAACATTGCGTAAAAGGATGGAGTAAACCGAAGGGAAAAGAAAttatattgaagaaaaatattgaCGGAGTATTGGAAGTTGTTGCACCTTCATTTGTTTCCAAATAA
- the LOC135832133 gene encoding uncharacterized protein LOC135832133 — translation MPENPSTYLADPKRYCNRINALLEQNSKEWQTVWNAAVPELSNLASNEISVINSLLKPIESAFKSKDSNLRIQAFECWSHFIAHCDEIKVSDKLWNVLLIPLVAQNHSMPYVLPAKLKTWDTFVNTAFHTKPSIRKRAIPALLKCLYGPMPHTLERACSFTELSEMCGQLYRKMLEKCATFEEIHNVLSYLENAIPPLSNLENTQKLAKLIWNEALKIISENGWQTEHFKFLMRTLENLLSDDQNDTVQLISNFLAILFDIHNSFPPDRLTPHLNSVVRCLFHPSVSVKVICNIMNSMLKICEKPSFCFHELDKALVEKIKNDRTDADVLWIALAACYTKLVKNNGIKDRDASDEEFTTALKILLFPFIHMSDICYETERFESVMKQWKSCCEEYANAAESETFLQVLLKKLEEGIDSNIPRLMVATFFCNVILTIFKFSSGHVYMKGVLLKISRHMPDIKQLTDSKLKSFAVKYIITVKAYVQFQPSCSNDFLHVIKSFNHLLSKDMDEVSLKTEPLKSDVDRGSSSKKTNEGDNLKNVTTPTVKRTSFLERLKSPASKKLNVESPVRSQTTPKASKIDDDDVQFVEFKPRSKNSPMTQHQLEKAKNKRHIPALYQDLSQSHSQSLSQSESESLLSGNRKLNTSINPELFEENANLPAISSDSCMPIVPSSLSFHTGLNSPISEKNGSRILKKSLFGDHVNDPEKNSDSDSSVEVISENKSSHINRNDYNTSTVESDDIEVLEKQPTKRKSLKENEIHGELAPIKRSKRLSVRTENSIDNKNCPISRKSTSTPVSVQKSANNTVPEPEVIDLAETESQNVFVNTNGKAVNGTSSPLNSLMNLRDDNVEGNGKRKSLRSRRTITPNGKAPVTTRKRKSVTFELDSNKITNSDDSCYENNSVQDGNASKQSKLSNLSSLQVAVAGIHQNHQLDSTNDSSIKTTLLEIPSKEISIQEESSVAEKTASSNAIVRSQNDSVMLVENEAAEVISILDSESIDSEKKSAGGDIILPSLANSSEPKQSSSDESTFYEGSEQMVSNKDPSDGEDPTEENVPSVQNVADSIAAETPVLPVSPEVISSVDSNCAKGDSNVLDVCTSELSVEIKTVEDNLVSSASIFENSRTSASNESVCNLQLPSEQKTGCDEAFGNGDKAITGIPEDHDKTENEETSFLMENSDRESKSNEDKNYRKEKKDDSENVPSIHGNSRGSQLTKLAQGSNYFMNSLKPGKTTSPKPVKPTRSGKIQTYPSPISSRTVKILCKNIQYQTTPTKSIVALQEESRIFTYTPKECTSPGILKKIDPNQSNSSPKALKVVNFADEIAQVKYFVEGDESDSDSLISTGDKLSNENLLDNDQLKSQDMLYSPLHNCRDKIGDILEFLFHSGWRQQGEEQFQKIGINTVGELASMSTLTASSIPAGDDRVKRLKRALKKYDRHIESKGRRKPSARRKLQKDFENKEVTCLLDLLNEADLVSNDSTSDDEAERAIIDDNDEPLEEISAEDAANTSFVAQELSKNETETDEIPHAKEIEESVIVPSDEPKEEPTPKSTESPIAVIESTTEIDPCQHTEKEIVETENKENVDPRLDGTNAETVPESNDVEPMEVDGPIGDVPKTTNDTINDSADYVCTDSNADEQEVTDKRCITMNNIRRYSTVIEPNSEEIPDELPSSTEKTTAKTAVVVIEKDDSASQSVSIFSEDKIVTRAEKVIDSQETFVGSEETSVSVVGNEILTNDNASVDTRDEKNVSEKSVSEPQKVATIAEVLPQEEIDAGVWLQALKKIYHVYEGDADSAKATYLKIIEEGNSVFSTVGLKLQFCRAGKK, via the exons ATG ccgGAAAATCCGTCAACTTATCTGGCAGACCCGAAAAG ATACTGCAACCGAATTAACGCTTTGTTGGAGCAGAATTCTAAAGAATGGCAAACAGTATGGAATGCTGCCGTTCCTGAACTTTCTAATTTGGCGtctaatgaaatttcagtgataAATTCCTTGTTGAAACCCATAGAAAGTGCTTTCAAG AGTAAAGATAGTAATCTTCGAATTCAAGCTTTCGAATGTTGGTCTCATTTTATCGCTCACTGTGATGAAATCAAAGTTTCTGATAAGCTATGGAACGTACTATTGATTCCTTTAGTAGCGCAAAACCACTCAATGCCCTATGTTCTACCCGCCAAATTGAAG ACATGGGATACGTTTGTGAACACGGCATTCCATACGAAACCAAGCATTAGGAAAAGAGCGATACCGGCTTTACTGAAATGCCTGTATGGACCCATGCCGCATACCTTGGAGCGTGCTTGCAGTTTTACTGAGCTCTCTGAAATGTGTGGACAA TTGTACCGTAAGATGTTGGAGAAATGTGCTACGTTCGAAGAAATCCATAACGTTCTTTCTTATTTAGAGAACGCCATTCCTCCTCTTAGTAACCtcgaaaatactcaaaaattggccaagttgaTTTGGAATGAAGCTTTAA AAATTATTAGTGAAAATGGTTGGCAAAcggaacatttcaaatttttgatgcgAACTTTGGAGAATCTGTTATCTGATGATCAAAATGACACCGTTCAGTTGATTAGCAATTTTTTAGCTATCTTATTCGATATTCATAATTCTTTTCCTCCGGAccgtttaacacctcatttgaATTCAGTCGTACGATGTTTATTTCATCCATCCGTTAGCGTAAAAGTGAT ATGTAACATAATGAATAGCATGCTGAAAATTTGCGAGAAACCGTCTTTCTGCTTTCACGAACTGGATAAAGCTCTGgtagagaaaataaaaaatgacagAAC TGATGCGGACGTTCTTTGGATAGCGTTAGCTGCTTGTTATactaaattggtcaaaaataatGGTATCAAAGATAGAGACGCTTCCGATGAAGAATTCACCACTGCGCTTAAAATCTTATTGTTTCCTTTCATCCATATGAGTGATATTTGTTACGAAACTGAACGG TTCGAATCTGTAATGAAACAATGGAAATCGTGCTGTGAAGAATACGCTAACGCTGCCGAAAGCGaaacatttttacaagttcTACTGAAAAAGTTAGAAGAGGGCATTGATAGTAACATTCCTCGTCTAATGGTGGCTACTTTCTTCTGCAATGTTATCCTCACGATCTTTAAATTTtcta GTGGACATGTGTATATGAAAGGCGTGTTACTAAAAATCTCAAGACATATGCCGGATATAAAACAATTAACAGATTCCAAACTGAAGTCCTTCGCAGTAAAATATATTATAACCGTAAAAGCATATGTACAATTTCAACCATCATGTTCGAATGATTTCCTGCATGTGATTAAAAGTTTTAATCATTTGTTGTCGAAAGATATGGATGAA GTGTCATTGAAAACCGAACCATTAAAAAGTGATGTAGATAGAGGTTCTTCGTCAAAAAAAACCAATGAGGGAgacaacttgaaaaatgtaaccACTCCAACTGTAAAGCGCACAAGCTTTTTAGAACG ATTGAAATCGCCTGCATCCAAAAAACTAAATGTAGAATCGCCTGTCCGTTCACAGACCACTCCAAAAGCCTCTAAAATTGAC GATGACGATGTACAATTTGTTGAATTCAAACCGAGATCTAAAAACTCTCCCATGACACaacatcaacttgaaaaagCGAAGAATAAACGTCATATTCCAGCCTTATATCAAGATTTATCACAGTCTCACAGTCAGTCGTTGTCACAATCCGAATCGGAATCCTTACTTTCAGGAAATAG AAAACTCAACACCTCCATTAATCCAGAATTATTCGAAGAAAATGCCAACCTCCCTGCAATCTCCAGTGATTCTTGCATGCCAATTGTACCATCATCGTTGTCATTTCACACCGGACTCAATTCtccgatttctgaaaaaaatggctctcgtatattgaagaaatcattatttGGCGATCATGTAAATGATCCTGAGAAAAACTCCGATTCAGACAGCTCAGTTGAAGTGATTTCGGAAAATAAATCATCTCATATAAATAGAAATGACTATAATACTAGTACTGTTGAATCTGATGATATTGAAGTGTTGGAAAAACAACCGACTAAAAGGAAAAGTcttaaagaaaatgaaattcatggTGAATTAGCACCCATTAAACGGTCTAAGCGATTATCGGTCCGTACCGAAAATAGTATTGAtaacaaaaattgtccaatatCTCGTAAATCTACAAGTACACCTGTTTCCGTTCAAAAATCAGCTAATAATACTGTTCCTGAACCTGAAGTAATTGATCTGGCTGAAACGGAATCCCAAAACGTGTTCGTGAACACTAACGGCAAAGCTGTCAATGGTACGTCAAGCCCTTTAAATTCATTAATGAATCTAAGAGATGACAACGTTGAAGGTAACGGAAAAAGAAAATCCTTGAGATCGAGAAGAACTATTACACCAAACGGCAAAGCTCCAGTAACGACGCGTAAACGTAAATCGGTTACTTTTGAGTTGGATTCCAACAAAATTACCAACTCGGATGATTCGTgttatgaaaataattctgttcAAGATGGAAACGCTTCTAAACAGagtaaattatcaaatttatcaTCCTTGCAAGTCGCTGTGGCTGGTATTCATCAAAATCATCAACTCGATTCCACGAATGATTCTTCTATCAAAACAACTTTGCTTGAAATCCCTTCTAAAGAGATATCTATCCAGGAGGAATCTTCCGTTGCTGAAAAGACTGCCTCTTCAAATGCCATTGTACGATCGCAAAATGATTCCGTAATGTTGGTTGAAAATGAAGCAGCCGAAGTTATAAGTATTCTAGACTCCGAATCGATCGACTCAGAGAAAAAATCTGCCGGTGGGGATATTATTCTTCCTTCTCTTGCAAATTCATCTGAACCAAAGCAGAGTTCTTCCGATGAATCTACTTTCTACGAAGGTTCTGAACAAATGGTATCAAATAAAGATCCATCCGATGGCGAAGATCCGACTGAAGAAAACGTTCCTTCTGTTCAAAATGTCGCAGATTCTATCGCTGCCGAAACTCCTGTATTACCTGTTTCACCAGAAGTTATCTCATCAGTGGACAGTAATTGCGCTAAAGGGGATTCCAACGTTCTTGATGTGTGTACAAGTGAACTCAGTGTTGAAATTAAGACAGTTGAAGATAATCTTGTTAGCTCggcatcaatttttgaaaattctcgtaCAAGTGCATCTAACGAGTCCGTATGCAATTTGCAATTGCCATCAGAACAAAAAACCGGTTGTGATGAAGCTTTTGGTAATGGGGATAAAGCGATAACTGGCATTCCTGAAGATCACGATAAGactgaaaatgaagaaacttCGTTTCTCATGGAAAATAGTGATAGAGAATCAAAATCCAACGAAGATAAGAACTATAGGAAAGAGAAAAAGGATGACAGCGAGAATGTTCCCTCCATCCATGGAAATTCGCGAGGATCCCAATTAACGAAATTGGCTCAAGGTTCCAATTATTTCATGAACTCATTGAAGCCAGGGAAAACAACATCTCCGAAACCTGTCAAACCAACTCGATCGGGCAAGATACAGACTTACCCGAGTCCAATTTCATCACGGACAGTGAAAATTTTGTGTAAGAATATACAATATCAGACTACTCCCACCAAAAG TATTGTCGCGTTGCAAGAAGAAAGTCGAATATTCACGTACACTCCGAAAGAATGCACTAGTcctggaattttgaagaaaattgatccAAATCAGAGTAACTCTTCGCCCAAAGCTCTAAAG GTTGTCAATTTCGCTGATGAAATAGCCCAAGTAAAATATTTCGTTGAAGGCGATGAAAGTGACTCAGATAGTTTAATCAGTACTGGAG ATAAACTTAGTAACGAAAATTTATTGGATAATGATCAACTAAAATCACAAGATATGCTGTATTCGCCACTACATAATTGTCGAGATAAAATAGGAGAtatacttgaatttttattccattcaGGATG gCGTCAACAGGGCGAAgaacaattccaaaaaataggtattaataCTGTTGGGGAGTTGGCAAGTATGAGTACTTTAACGGCTAGTAGTATTCCTGCTGGAGATGATCGAGTAAAGAGATTGAAACGTGCTCTCAAG AAATATGACAGACATATTGAAAGCAAAG GTCGACGTAAACCATCTGCTcgaagaaaattgcaaaaagactttgaaaataaagaagTAACTTGCCTGTTAGATTTACTCAACGAAGCCGATTTAGTCA GTAATGACAGTACAAGTGATGACGAAGCAGAAAGAGCGATAATAGATGATAACGACGAACCGTTAGAAGAAATATCAGCCGAAGATGCAGCGAATACCTCTTTTGTTGCTCAAGAACTTTCTAAAAATGAGACTGAAACTGACGAAATACCGCACGCCAAAGAAATTGAAGAATCTGTTATAGTTCCCAGTGATGAACCTAAAGAGGAACCAACACCAAAATCGACAGAATCGCCGATCGCCGTAATTGAGAGTACCACGGAAATCGACCCTTGTCAGCATACGGAAAAAGAAATCGTCGAAACTGAAAACAAAGAAAACGTCGATCCACGATTAGATGGTACGAATGCTGAAACTGTACCCGAATCTAATGATGTTGAGCCGATGGAAGTAGACGGTCCGATTGGCGACGTTCCCAAAACTACAAACGATACCATTAATGATTCGGCGGATTACGTGTGTACCGATAGTAATGCCGATGAGCAAGAAGTAACTGACAAACGATGTATAACTATGAACAATATTCGCCGATATTCGACGGTAATTGAGCCAAACAGTGAAGAAATTCCTGACGAATTGCCCTCATCCACAGAAAAAACAACAGCGAAGACAGCCGTCGTTGTCATTGAAAAAGACGACTCTGCTAGCCAATCGGTTTCGATATTTTCTGAAGATAAAATTGTAACTCGTGCGGAAAAAGTTATCGACTCTCAAGAAACTTTTGTCGGTTCGGAAGAAACTTCTGTTTCGGTGGTCggtaatgaaattttgactaatgaTAATGCCTCTGTGGATACTCgcgacgaaaaaaatgtttctgaaaAGTCTGTTTCCGAGCCGCAGAAAGTTGCAACAATTGCCGAAGTATTACCTCAAGAAGAGATCGATGCTGGAGTTTGGCTTCAagccttaaaaaaaatttatcatgttTACGAAGGTGATGCAGATTCGGCAAAAGcaacatatttaaaaattatagaaGAAGGGAATTCGGTTTTCTCGACGGTAGggttgaaattgcaattttgtcgagctggaaaaaaataa
- the LOC135832136 gene encoding cysteine dioxygenase type 1: MEIEKSNTNDAYAYKKYGEQDSDLVNIGNLDLMAKRLNLNPECLTLKDLINGLYKIFESDEVNVEEVYALMAAYKSNPAEWLKYAKFDKFRYTRNLVDAGNGKFNLMVLCWGEGHGSSIHDHADAHCFMKMLAGELCEVRFEWPKENPNTSDQSASHMTEISRTKLPTNGVCYINDSLGLHRVENLSYSDVAVSLHLYCPPFQACRVFNERTGHSMKAPVTFWSMYGKKNKKEKNPSIEPEDN, translated from the exons atggagatagaaaaatcaaacacaaacgATGCCTACGCTTATAAAAAATATGGAGAACAGGACTCGGATTTAGTAAACATTGGAAATCTCGACTTGATGGCTAAACGTCTAAATTTGAATCCGGAATGTTTGACTCTAAAAGACTTAATCAACGgtttatataaaatttttgaaagcgacgaagtaaatgtcgaAGAAGTTTACGCTTTGATGGCAGCTTACAAAAGTAACCCTGCCGAATGgttaaaatatgcaaaatttgataaatttag GTATACGAGAAATTTGGTGGATGCCGGAAacggaaaattcaatttgatggTTTTATGTTGGGGTGAAGGTCACGGATCTAGTATTCACGATCATGCCGATGCTCACTGTTTCATGAAAATGTTGGCGGGTGAATTATGCGAAGTTAGATTCGAATGGCCTAAAGAAAATCCCAACACAAGTGACCAAAGTGCATCGCACATGACAGAAATTTCTAGAACTAAATTACCTACAAATGGAGTATGCTACATTAACG ATTCTCTAGGATTGCACAGAGTGGAAAATTTGAGCTACTCCGATGTTGCTGTTAGTCTGCATTTGTATTGCCCTCCATTTCAAGCTTGTAGAGTATTTAATGAACGCACTGGTCACAGTATGAAAGCACCTGTTACATTCTGGTCCATGTATggcaagaaaaacaaaaag gagaaaaatcCAAGTATCGAACCTGAAGATAACTGA